From the genome of Triticum dicoccoides isolate Atlit2015 ecotype Zavitan unplaced genomic scaffold, WEW_v2.0 scaffold269572, whole genome shotgun sequence:
GATGTGTTGCATGTACAACATGCATGACAGCAGAGAGGtacaggggggagagaggggggtgtTTCGAATCGAACGGGCATCCGCCGCAGCATTCAGAGCTTTCGGAAGCCGCACCCTCCATAGCACGGTGTCCTCCATGTAGAGCTTCAGCAGCTGAGGCAGCAATGGGGGCATCCTGCCTTGTTTTGTATTCTTTGTCTGTCTTAACTGAAGGAACATCCTGTACTATTTCTTGGATGCTTTCTTTTTTCCTGTATGTTCTGTTACTATTTCAAAAGGCACAAAAATTCTTCTAATTTGTCATTCTTTGCCGTTTGTTGTCAATATGTGGCCGTCAAACTAATTACTTTTTCTTTGATGTTTTTTTTTCTGTCTGTTCCGTTATCATTGATAGTAGTGGAACCCGATCCTTTTCCAGGATCGTATGAAAAGAAAACATGTGGCTGTCAAACGGATTACTTTTTATTGGCTCAACTCAAACTAGCTATGAACATGCATCTCTCTTTATCTCTCAGTAGTTGTATATGTGCATGTAACTGAGGGAATACTACGGAATATAACAGGTAATGTGTCTGCAGGTTGACGCACCCTTCACACAAACCTCTCCACGCCCTACCCGGCCGCTAAGAGAATGAGTTTTCAGTCCTGGAACCATCCTGCGGCGGTGCAGCATATTGTGCGCAATGAACAAGCCATAGTCGACAACCTTACTGAAGATAACGCGACAAGGGTGTTGGCTAGCAGAAGGACAGCAGAGGGCGAACAGTTGTACTTAGTCTATGATCAGGGTAGTGCTGGGACTAGTCCCCCAAATAAGCTGCTCGTCAAGAAGTTCCACAATGCGAACCGAGCGCTACAAGTAGACGGCAATGTCATGTACCGCTGCAACTCGGAGATGTTCCTGTTAGCCAACATTTCTCACAAAAACATCATCAAAGTTGTAGACCATATCCAGAGGGAAGACGCAATCATGCTCATTTATGAGTATCCGGTTCATGGAAGCCTTCGATCCTGGCTGCACCAACCCATGGATGCCGGTCGGCACCTGAGCTGGCCGGACAGGAGGGGCATCGCCATTGGTGTGGCCAGAGGGCTCCGCCAGTTACACCACAGATGCAACAAACTGTTTGTCCACCACAACATCAACTCTGAAAACATCTTGCTTGATCAGAATTTCAAGGCCGTGATAGCCAGCTTTGGCGCTGCACAGGTTAACATGGCGGGGCTCGGCCAACCCTTGCCAATCACGGACCTGCGTCCTGGTAACTTTGGGTACGCAGCTCCAGGTAATGGAATTCTGTCTTAACTTTTGTTAGTTACAGTGAATTATTATGTCTTAACTAGCTTGGTCTTTTAACTAATACTACAAATGATTAACTGCAGAATATGGGTTGGGGAAAAACCAGCTGACGGAGAAGGTAGACATTTACAGCTTTGGAGTGCTGATGCTGGAGCTTGTCACGGGGCGGATGACCAATGAAGCTACAACAGATGGTCATTTGGCGAATTGGGCACAGAACAACTTCCGTATACTGATGGCGAACCAACAGGAAGCATTCCAGAATGTTGTGGACAGGAGCATACCAGATCAAGCACGGTACAGGGAGGAGATGGCAACTGTGTTCATGCTGGGCGTGGATTGCACTACTGTGGATCCGAAGGAAAGGCCATCCATGCGGATGGCTCTCAAACGACTCCGCTGCTGCCGTTGGCGTGCCCCATTCCGTGGCCTCCTCACCGGCTTTCTGATGTGACGCTcgttgtttttttttttgaaagaacaTTCACGCATGCATGTATGGACCATATGATGACTCGTTTGAACTAATTTGAATAACGTGGACTGTTCTACCCTTTTCTCATAACATTCTATTGCCCTATTGTGTTCAGTTCACCTATGCAAAATTCCGCTGCTTAGTCTCCTTCTCTTTGTGCAAACTCTTCTTGCTGCTAGTTCTGAGGACTTGAACAAGTAGTATCTGAACATAACATTATCCTCGGGATTATTATTATTTACATTCTGCAGGATCCCGCAAAAACGAGACTTCCTTTGTTTCTCCTTCATTCAGGCTCCTAAGTTGTGCATATTTTTTAGTTACTTATTTAAGAAGAGCGGCTTAGTATATTGCCAACGGAACCTGAAGAATTCTTCAGGACTACATCCCAAGCTCTTTTGCCATATTCTTTTCTTGATATATTCTGCCTGTGTAAATGTGTAGATTCACAACGCTTCTCGGTATGGATGGATGAATGGCTTCATTAGTGTTCTCTGGTGGGCAGCACATTGATCAGGTAACCTCACTACACTACTCGATATGGTCGTAGAATGCTTTTATGATTAACTAAGTAGTATAGTTAAGCATCATCTAGGTGACTAGGAGTGAATTTGCAAATAGCTCATATAGGTAAACAATCTCCAACATAGTTATTAGTGGGTTTAATTTCTCTATACATAATATTTATTTTTCTTTCCGTGTATAGATTTCTCATGTACTTTGTGTGTTATGCTTTCATTTTAATATTTTTTTTTCCGAAGTGAAGTCTCTGTCTGTCCATGTTTATCTTCTGCCCTTCAGTTACTAGCTTGGTTTCTTTTTCAGCCAATCGGCTACCTAATTCAATGATTAGTATCAAACGCTGGACCAGTTTTAATAACGTTATAGAAAAATATGCCTCATGTGCTCTGATTCTAAGATTTTAGATCGCCATTATCATTCTCATGCATATGGTTTTCGTGCATGTTGTATAAAGGCTTTTGTGTTTCTGCACCAGTGGAATGCATTCCAAATTTGCATTAGACTATCAGATCTTAGTTGATGTTgcacttcctctttggggaaattctttcgccttggttcttaaccgagggaaatTCTTTCTGCCGTAGTTTACCTATCACAGATCTTATCGCTTAGGGCTTCTTGTTTTTTTAAGCGTCTacacatagctttggtcttatatgactttgctatttgtcggCGTGTTTtttacgtgtgtgtgtgtgagttggtgttggctgtgtgcatcctagttatgcagaggccgggtgtgtgctcatgtgttatgtatcttcttgatgcttcatttttAGTTAATAAAATCCATCCTTTACCAAAAAAAAACTATTTATCTTAGGGGAAATCCTCCGACTTCAGCGCGACCTAGGACATCTTAGAATACTTGTATTTTGtcttttttttcttactttttgAGACCGAATTTGGTTTGGCTATGTGCATCTTAGTTATACGGAGGTCGGATGTAATAATTAAATCTTTTAAGTAATTATAAAGCGCCCATTGtccaaaaaatatattttataacTTACATTTAATAGCAAGATAGGATATGCTAATATAATGAACACCACATTCGGTCTGAAGAACATCAAATGTACATGCACTAACTCGTAGAAATAAACCTCCATACTACCATCAAGAGCAAGTGCAGCAAGATACCATTTCTAGGGCCAGAATTATTTCTGAGCCGGAGTTCAGACACTACAACAAGAACCCCCCTACAGCAACGCATCATTGCGTTGCCAAAGGTCCATATAAGCGTTGGTAAGGTCTACACCAACGGATTTGTATGCGTTGCCGTTGGTGGCGTTGGAAAGGTCTACAACAACGTATATGCATCCGTTGGTAAATGGCGTGGAAAAGTGTTGTAAGATAGAAACGGATAAAGTCAGAGCCCAACAACGCTTCACATGCGTTGGTGGATTATAAATGAGTATTGCAATGCCTAGTGCATTGCATGAAAAATGCACGATATTTTATATATCACCATCCAGAATTATTAGGTCAATGCCGATATTGCACATGGACATAGTATAATAAATAGAAATTTCTCATATATTAAATCAACTTGGTTGCATTACAAAGGACACGATACAAAGATTACAACATGTGAAGCTAGTAGTAATCCTACTGTTGACCTTGCAACCAACGTCTCAGCCATTCTGAAACATTGACACCGAAAATATCTGAAACATAATGATTGAAACATTGGCACTGGACATGGAATTCTAAGACACAATGTGAAACTATCTAATAGCACTCCTATTCTTGACCAATATCTGAGCCATGCATCATCGAATACAGCAATCTACAACAAAGAAACGAAATAGGTTAATAGGGCAAAAAAATTGGAAGGAGGAGCAACATGGAAAGGTCGAAGGCAATGTGATAGTTAATCTTGCTGCATGACTAATAATTTTGACTCTTTTTAGTAGTTATAAAAACTTGTAAGATTTTGCTAATGTAGCATCAACGCGCAATACCAAGAATTCATTACCAAGTTTAACATCATCAACTTTAGATTTATATTCGGGGTCGATACTTTGGATTAAAGTAAGAGGAGCATTGTTGTTCGGATGTGTCCAGTATAATATTTGTAGCTAACAATAGTCATTTTAGCTTACAGTAAACTAACTCAGCCTGTTTCATTAGTAAGTTTCACCCTGTTAACAGAAACAAAGTGTTTTATAGGGGTGGGAAAATGTAAGGCAGGCATAAAGTAGTTGATGAATTGTTTAACCTAATCTAACCGAAATGAGTCTTATCTCACAGAAGCAGTGTTCTCTTGTACAAATTAGGTAGGAAAAAAAAGAGAAGCATGTGTAAGATAATAAAATGTAGTCAAGTAATGCTATTAATACTCCAAACTTTCCATTCGATCTGGTGAAGAATCATTCACGCAATATAGAACTACTATCAGAAAATACCTCCTAGTAAATCCAGCTTGGCACTAATATGTTTTAGCGCCAGCAACATCGACTTGGAACAATCTAGTCTCTGTAACCTGCTGATTTGGCATATGCATTAGTAATCTATGTTCGGTTGTGCTCACTGAATCGATGGCATCAAAATAGCCGAACACATGTGTACGAAAAATTTAGCGtactctttattcttttatatcagAACTCTTACATAAGCTTGCTTTTTTACGGAAAAACTCTTGCACGACCTGGTTCCATGATATGACCTGCTACATGGCCAAAGCAATCCAAACCTACGCTGACTTAATAGCATCTAGAACGACTCAGACTGCAGTGCCCTTTTACTAGACTAGTAAGGCATGCTGAGTCCAAGACATACTAGTACAGCATGTAGGCTACTAGCTATGCAAACTCATTGAACCATATATGGACTACAGAACACAAATGCTTACGACATGCAAACGAGACATGTTGGAAAACTAACTAATCAACCTATCAAAATTAGACTCAAACTTGGCTAGTTAAACTAGCATGGACACCTACCAAACTACTTAAAATGATTCTAACAATTTAGAAGACCACGCCATTAATGCAGTGCCAGGCTGCCAACGTATCAGTATATGCCAACATTTACTAAATAGGTTTCGCTTTCTTAGTTCACTTGTTTACCGAGAACATGGAAACTTAGAGCAGTTCCAGTATGCTCTTCTTTGTCACCATGGTTGCCGGATGCTCAAACTGTTGGCCTGAATAGGTAGAGGAGAAGGTTCTAAGTATTACAGAGAAGAGGAGATCCTAGTAAGATCCAATAGTTTGGGATCAGTGAATTCGACGTACCTGACACACTTGCACAGTCGCCGTATCTGATCGCTTAGGTGTCTGTTTATGCTTGTTAGTAACATCCCACCACCATAGTGTGCCTGTATGTCAGGGAAGCAGAGTGCACAAGAGGAATAAGTTTGACAGTTTAAGGAGAATATGTTACAAACAAGATAAGATGTGAGAGGCACCTGGCCAAGAGTTTGTGTGCTGACCAATCATGCATCATTCTATCTTTGGAAACGTCTGTGGCTCCCCACAAAATACAAATTAGTACAGAGATTGCAGGAATTCAGAAGTACCAGTATTTCCAAAAAAAATGCACTGAACTTGATTTAAAGGTGAGATTTCAATAATATGAGTCAAATACATATGACGAGaatatcaaggtacgatgttcttgTAACTCACGTTCAAAATTTATCAATTATTTAACAGTTTATATTGGATAACATGAGTGTAAGAATTATTTCCATCTGAGCTTTTGCATAAAGTTAGAGATTGAGGTGTGCACATTTTTACTGAATAAGAAGCTGAAACTAATATAACTTTTTGTAGGGGAAAACAAATATTACATCAACCGAAAAAATAGAATAAGATACAAATTCACGTTTTCCTTACTGTAACATGAACTAGCGAAAACATCCTCACCATGCTATACACAAATGACTAAAATAATTCTCAAGGCTTCTTTTGCATATTCATGGATTCTCCGGATTGCAATACGTAAGTGTTGTAGATCGATCTGTTAAGAAACAGCAGATGCATACACATAGTAAAAGACAATATCAGAACTTGTGAGTGTAGATGGAATAAATGATTATAGAATAAAGAAAAATATTGGGACGAACGGATGCAAGTAGGACTTATTTAATTAATATATTGTACATTTAACACCAAATAAATAACGATTTAGTGTATTGAGAAGGGGATTCTCAATTCGAAATAATTATGCTAGTATCATGGACCCATAATTGCACTTACATGATGAATTTTGTAGCAATATTCTTCAGTGACATACATGGTCGCATATGGTATATCGCTGATACACTATCTCACTCTAATTTGAACCAAGTTGATTTTTTTAACAAGAAGACACTGCGTTGATCTTATTGAACAGGTCATGCTCATTGCTAGTATATACTACTAATCCAAGAACGCATATCATATGAATAGTAAAGTCTAACCATAACGCATGACAGAGTACTACCCATCCAGAATTAGTACAGATTGACACATGGTGAATCAGATCTAATAAAAAAACACCAGTACCAGACATGTCAACTTCGGAGGTAGAAGAGGCAGAGTACCATGTCAAGCCCAAGCCGGCTGCCGTGCGTGAGGTGATGCAAGGGTACTGGGCGATAAACCGGAGCCCCCCGAGCCACGCTGACGACGCGTGGCGGCTAGGCTTGTTGCGGGGCGCGTGTGCAGGGGCGCGGTGGACGGGGCGAAGGATCTGAGAAGAACATAGAGGGAGTGGGGCAGGCTGGTGAGCAGTGGgttgggagtccgcctgagcttccCGGAATCGGAGTTTGGCGGCGACAACTCTGGTGTGACAGAGACAGATAGGCATCAGGGGAGAGAGGTCGTCGGGAGGGGAAAAATGTTTTTTGGCTGTGTGATATTTAGATGGAGGGGACGCAGATAAGGTGGAGGTGGGTACGGGGAGGTTTCCCTTTGTAGGGGAGGTGGGGGTGGATCCGAAACAACACATATCCTAACTTCGTTGGTAGATATGCGTTGGTGTACGCGGGTGTTTGTTCTAGTGAGAGAATTCATGCTTCATGGTTTCCTCTAAAATAATGAAATGAACTCTTGACTAAACTATGATTTCTCCGAGGAATCTTATTTTTTAGGGTATCTGACACATTTGATGCCTAAAAAGGCGCACACAAGCAGTTGGGACACACATGTATTATACTAGTACATGTCGACAAAAAGAAAGCAAAACCTAGGAGCTTTCTTTTTCTCATTGTTTGGTAAGGGACTGAACAAAGCTGGCTGTTGAAAGTAACTAGCAACGGCCGGTCTTCCAAGCTTGTTATAATTATTAGGTCAAGATCCAACCTCGTTTTCGTCAAAGTCCTGGCATCTTCATATTTTTACTAATAATATgtgaatcatgtatttaaaaaaaagtcATCCGATGACACATTAAAAGAGAGCAACCACCTAATAAACAAAACTCAGAAAAAAATGATGAAAACCatacaaaaaaattcaaaacattttCCCTTCTAGCACATAAATGTATATTGGCTAGCCTGTTGGTAGTTAGTACTCCATCCAAAAATACTTATCGAAGAAATAGATGCATCTAGATGTATTTTCGTTTTAAATACAttcatttttatttatttcttcaacatATGTTTCCGAACGGAGGGGGTACTAATCAAGGAAGATTCATGTTTCAATCCCATGCACGAGTATCCCTCGTTTTTCCATAAACGCAAAACCTCCACCAAACTTTGCTTAAGCCCTGACAGTTATAAAATTCACCGCGTCACATGGAAAAGACCAAAAAGACAGGCAGCCTCGTTTCAGCAGAGAGCGTAAAAAAAAAAAGAATACGGTACGTGCTTATCGAGGAGTCACCTGATCGTACTTTTGTATACGGTTTTACAAATGTGCGGGTTGGACCATCTACTGCCGGGTGCCCCAAAGCTACCTCAAATGTCCAGACGAATGGTCCGGCCATGGACTGGTCATAAATATGTGATATATACGGACACATTAAATAGGCTTCAAATACCTGGGCTGACCGTCACCCATATCCAGCCAAATATGAGACGGATATAGGACGTCTGGACATGTCTGCCATGTCGGACCCGACAACTCTACCCCACATCAAAATACATCAAATCCACCCCTCGATCTATCGGATCCATTTGCTCTCtcctcccttcttcctcctccgtgACATTCGTCTCACAGCTCCGCCTCCGCGCGCGCTCCATAGCCGTTCCGAGCCTCTGCGCCGCCAGTACCGACACAACAGTCGTCTCTCCCGTCCTCGCCATCGGGGACGTAACTCTCGAGCTCCATCTTGCGCTCTATGTGTTCTACACGTTGTCAGGCCTGATTTTTTGTGATGTTTTTAGAGAAAGCGAGAATTCCGATGATTCGTCGAAGGAGGAGTATGGACCGTCGGAGCTTGATCAAATGATTTAAGACGAGTTCTTCGATTTCTCGGATTCTGAATAAGAAGTAGACATGATCATGttcatgagcatgcaagaggaaatggaccGGCAGGTGGAGCATATTCTTACCTTCAAGGGCTCAATCGGGATAGGGTGTCCGGAGCACGGCTACTGCAGAAGGACTACTTTGCTCTGAACCCAACTTTTCCGGATTATCCATGGTTTGGTCGCCATTTTCGCATGCAGAAACCATTGCTTTTGCGCATTATGAAGGGAGTGGAGGCACACGATGACTACTTCAAGCTCAAAAGGGATTGCTGCAGCCAACACTCTTTCTCTGCTAAGGAGAAGTGCACGGCTGCTCAGAGGATGCTTGTAGTTGGTACTGCTGCTGATGCCGTTGGTGAGATGGTCAGGATGGGGGAGAGCACATGCCTAAAGACTAATTTCAAGTTTGCTCGCGCCGTGGTGCGGTTATTTGGAGTAGAGTATGTGAGAGAACAAAATGCGGAGCACAGAAAAAAGTTGTTGGCTATTGGAGAGGCCAAAGGGTTGTAAGGAATGCTTGAATCAATAGATTGCATTCATTGGCAAATGAAAAAACTTCCCCAAAGGTTTGCGGCGAATGTATCATGGTCACACCAAAGAGGCCATCATTATAatagaagcggtggcatcacatGACTTATGGATTTCGCAAGCTTTCTTTGGAATGTCGggatctcacaatgacatcaacgtgcttcaacgaTCTCTGGTGTTCAGGAGGCTTTCTAATGAGGAATCACCACCGTGCAACTACACTGTCAATGACTGTGACTCCAATATGGGATACTATCTTGCCGACGACATCTATCCTCAGTGGGCGGCGTTTGTAAAGAACATATCCGAACAGGGCAACAGGCAAagccactttgcaacaatgcaggaagcagataggaaggatgtggagagagcattCGGAGTGCTTCAAGCTCGTTGGGGAATTGTTCATGGAGCTGCAATAATTTGGGAATCATAAACATTATGGCAGCTCCGACATGTTGTATTATATGCACAATATGATTGTCGAGGATGAGAGTGATAGTATAGTCCAAACCAATGATTTTGAAGCACATGGAAAACATGTTCAAATCTCAGAAGATCAAGATGCAGCTCAGCTTATGAACTTTTTA
Proteins encoded in this window:
- the LOC119345715 gene encoding leucine-rich repeat receptor protein kinase MSP1-like codes for the protein MGLSLCGERGHLGVPSWGACGIPPVYAGRGQNAQMCCMYNMHDSREHIVRNEQAIVDNLTEDNATRVLASRRTAEGEQLYLVYDQGSAGTSPPNKLLVKKFHNANRALQVDGNVMYRCNSEMFLLANISHKNIIKVVDHIQREDAIMLIYEYPVHGSLRSWLHQPMDAGRHLSWPDRRGIAIGVARGLRQLHHRCNKLFVHHNINSENILLDQNFKAVIASFGAAQVNMAGLGQPLPITDLRPGNFGYAAPEYGLGKNQLTEKVDIYSFGVLMLELVTGRMTNEATTDGHLANWAQNNFRILMANQQEAFQNVVDRSIPDQARYREEMATVFMLGVDCTTVDPKERPSMRMALKRLRCCRWRAPFRGLLTGFLM